One window of the Runella slithyformis DSM 19594 genome contains the following:
- a CDS encoding glycoside hydrolase family 43 protein has product MKIRLLFLLIVMSFSTMAQKDAYLFSYFTGNGEDGLHFAYSTDGLTWQALKEGRSFLPPAIGKDKLMRDPCIYQDKSGTFHMVWTSGWWDKIVGYASSKDLVNWSEQKAISVMEHEPTAKNSWAPEIAYDKKTKQFLIFWATTIPGRHRDVADSEKEKGLNHRMYYVTTPDFKTFSETKMYFNPDFSVIDATIFEKGKEYYMFLKNENPKPAEKNIRITKANSALGPFPTQVSAPITGDYWAEGPTAIEIGEYVYVYFDKYTQHTYGAVRSKDMKTWEDVSDQVKFPEGIRHGTAFKVSPSLLESLKKL; this is encoded by the coding sequence ATGAAAATCAGATTATTATTCCTTTTGATTGTAATGTCTTTCAGTACGATGGCCCAAAAAGACGCTTATCTTTTTTCGTACTTTACCGGGAACGGAGAAGACGGGCTTCACTTTGCCTACAGCACCGACGGCCTGACGTGGCAGGCATTGAAAGAAGGGAGGTCTTTTCTGCCGCCCGCTATCGGAAAAGATAAACTCATGCGCGACCCGTGCATCTATCAGGACAAAAGCGGCACCTTTCACATGGTGTGGACGAGCGGTTGGTGGGATAAAATCGTGGGCTATGCATCGTCCAAAGACTTGGTCAATTGGTCAGAACAAAAGGCGATTTCGGTCATGGAACACGAGCCCACGGCCAAAAACAGTTGGGCACCCGAAATTGCGTACGATAAAAAAACGAAACAGTTTCTGATCTTCTGGGCTACTACTATTCCGGGAAGACACCGTGACGTGGCTGATTCCGAAAAAGAAAAAGGCCTCAATCACCGTATGTATTACGTGACCACGCCCGACTTCAAGACTTTCAGTGAAACAAAAATGTACTTTAATCCTGATTTCAGCGTGATTGATGCAACGATTTTTGAGAAGGGAAAAGAGTATTATATGTTTCTGAAAAATGAAAATCCGAAACCCGCCGAGAAAAATATCCGTATCACGAAGGCCAACAGTGCATTAGGACCTTTTCCGACGCAGGTTTCAGCGCCGATCACGGGCGATTACTGGGCCGAAGGCCCAACGGCCATTGAAATAGGAGAATATGTCTACGTGTATTTCGATAAATATACCCAACACACATACGGAGCTGTGCGCTCAAAAGACATGAAAACCTGGGAAGATGTATCGGATCAGGTCAAGTTTCCGGAAGGAATACGCCATGGAACGGCGTTTAAGGTGTCACCGTCTTTGCTGGAGTCGCTGAAAAAATTGTGA
- a CDS encoding glycosyltransferase family 2 protein: protein MNIIVIIPAYNEEEAIGEVIAEIPKEWVREIVVVDNRSTDQTALRAAEAGATVVHEPLPAYGQACLRGMAYVQSLPLPPDIIVFVDGDYSDYPEQLPDLVKPILDQNYDMVIGSRALGKRERGSMTPQQVFGNWLATFLMRLLYGVSYTDLGPFRAIKWEKLLALDMQDTTYGWTVEMQLKAAKQRMKTMEVPVKYRRRIGFSKISGTLKGVILAGYKIITTIFKYW from the coding sequence TTGAACATTATCGTCATTATCCCTGCCTACAACGAAGAGGAAGCCATTGGAGAGGTCATTGCCGAAATTCCGAAAGAATGGGTGCGGGAAATCGTCGTGGTCGACAATCGCTCTACCGACCAAACGGCTCTGCGCGCTGCCGAAGCGGGCGCTACCGTGGTGCATGAGCCGCTGCCGGCGTATGGACAGGCGTGTTTGCGGGGGATGGCGTACGTTCAATCCCTCCCGCTTCCTCCCGATATCATTGTGTTTGTCGACGGCGACTATTCTGATTATCCCGAACAGCTCCCCGATCTGGTGAAACCTATCCTCGACCAAAACTACGATATGGTTATCGGCTCACGGGCCTTGGGGAAGCGCGAACGCGGCTCTATGACGCCCCAACAGGTATTCGGCAATTGGTTGGCTACGTTTCTGATGCGTTTGCTGTACGGCGTCAGTTATACCGATCTGGGCCCTTTCCGGGCCATCAAATGGGAGAAGCTTTTGGCCTTGGATATGCAGGACACGACCTACGGCTGGACGGTGGAAATGCAGCTTAAAGCCGCCAAACAGCGCATGAAAACCATGGAAGTGCCCGTAAAGTACCGCAGGCGGATCGGTTTCTCAAAGATTTCGGGTACCCTGAAAGGTGTTATTCTGGCCGGTTATAAGATTATCACGACCATTTTCAAGTATTGGTAA
- the frr gene encoding ribosome recycling factor: protein MEEVEFYLEDAKDTMDRAIKHLTIELAKIRAGKASPSMLDGIQVEYYGVMSPLNNVASITTPDARTITIKPFEKKLIGEVEKAIRNSNIGLSPNNDGENIRLSIPMLTEERRRDLVKRVKQEIETAKVNIRNIRQSTNGDIRKLTKEGVSEDEVKIGEERVQKLTDGFIAKVDQIFSAKEQDIMSV from the coding sequence ATGGAAGAAGTCGAATTTTATCTCGAAGACGCCAAAGATACGATGGACCGGGCCATCAAGCACTTGACCATCGAGTTAGCAAAGATCCGCGCGGGAAAAGCCTCACCGTCGATGTTGGACGGAATTCAGGTGGAATACTACGGAGTAATGTCACCGCTGAACAATGTGGCCTCCATTACCACCCCCGATGCGCGTACGATTACCATCAAACCGTTTGAGAAAAAACTGATCGGAGAGGTAGAAAAAGCCATCCGAAACAGCAACATTGGATTGTCGCCCAACAACGACGGGGAAAATATTCGCCTCAGTATTCCGATGTTGACCGAAGAACGCCGTCGCGATTTGGTAAAACGTGTAAAGCAGGAAATCGAAACCGCGAAGGTAAACATTCGGAACATCCGTCAAAGCACCAACGGCGATATTCGTAAATTGACCAAAGAAGGCGTGTCGGAAGATGAAGTGAAGATCGGGGAAGAGCGCGTTCAGAAATTAACCGACGGTTTTATCGCCAAAGTAGATCAGATATTTTCCGCCAAAGAGCAGGATATTATGTCGGTATAA
- a CDS encoding DMT family transporter translates to MYYFFLLLAFLIGVTNTFQSGVNSQLRQATQNPILSSIISFATGLCVLLICYLFFNKDSVPSFETVRSISWWKWLGGVFGAFYVLTVILIVKDIGPANLLCLIIAGQLVAGVLIDHFGWVGFTVHPINVWRVAGILLIIGGGVLVLKN, encoded by the coding sequence ATGTATTACTTTTTCCTGTTGTTGGCCTTTCTGATCGGCGTGACCAACACGTTTCAGTCGGGGGTTAATTCACAACTTCGTCAGGCTACCCAAAATCCCATCTTATCTTCCATCATCTCGTTTGCAACGGGTTTATGCGTCCTTTTGATCTGCTATCTTTTCTTCAACAAAGATTCCGTTCCGAGTTTTGAAACGGTCAGGAGTATCAGTTGGTGGAAATGGCTCGGGGGCGTATTCGGCGCATTTTATGTCCTTACCGTTATCCTGATTGTCAAAGATATCGGACCCGCCAATTTGCTGTGTCTCATCATTGCGGGACAATTGGTGGCGGGCGTGCTCATCGACCATTTTGGATGGGTAGGGTTTACCGTTCATCCGATCAATGTTTGGCGGGTAGCGGGCATCCTGCTGATCATCGGGGGAGGGGTATTGGTACTTAAAAATTAA
- a CDS encoding T9SS type A sorting domain-containing protein, with product MLLSFAAQAQLIGFPVSPSHPVTSAKNARVQAVSLPFFDDFSLATNGVPTPSLWLPGGGTYVTNTNTINQPSVNVVTFDGANAAGRPYNLVNQNAQGNSDTLTSQPINLTGITASDSIYLSFYWELRGLGEFPDADDSLRVQFLDDKGVWKTIWKKAGGVPNPNVNYVQLPIRNVSYFHANAQFRFQAFARQSGQFDAWHIDYVYLDKNRRLNRYIQDVAVSLPVSSFLKRYSAMPLKQYMVRPAAETADSVSTRINNLHNVFNSTAFAYSLKDALTGKTFQTILRDNSVFIDQFSSQNKSVKPVPISVDTNVTQRLTLVNRFQILTTDDRNPSIPGIDLRRNDSISGITVLADYYAYDDGTAEYAVYMNRTLGRTAVRYFLNKPDVVSGVRMNIVPILKDLTGQSITVQVWSNKDGRPGTLLQQKSFNVQYAAARNGFIEFPFDYGVAVRDTFYVGWLQIGQDGIAVGLDRNTQRQDQIFVNLGQEWVPYTSFQNDPNLAYFQGSLQIRPVMGGKALPPITSVEPEKTTVWEVFPNPSAGVIHWTSDEISRIDVFHLNGALVRQQAVLSNKTLDLSELPNGLYLIRLSNEEKTVVKKILLQR from the coding sequence ATGCTACTGAGCTTTGCCGCTCAGGCCCAGCTCATTGGTTTTCCCGTTTCTCCGTCTCACCCGGTCACGAGTGCCAAAAACGCCCGCGTGCAAGCGGTTTCACTGCCTTTTTTTGACGATTTTTCATTGGCGACCAACGGTGTTCCAACTCCTTCACTGTGGTTGCCGGGCGGCGGCACCTACGTCACTAACACCAATACCATCAATCAACCATCGGTCAATGTGGTCACGTTTGACGGAGCCAATGCAGCCGGCAGACCCTACAATTTGGTGAATCAAAATGCGCAGGGAAACAGCGATACGCTTACGTCTCAGCCCATCAATTTGACAGGTATTACCGCTTCCGACTCCATTTACCTCAGTTTTTATTGGGAATTACGCGGCTTGGGAGAGTTTCCGGATGCGGACGATTCCTTGCGCGTGCAATTTTTAGATGATAAAGGGGTATGGAAAACCATTTGGAAAAAGGCAGGAGGAGTTCCTAATCCCAATGTTAACTACGTTCAACTTCCCATTCGGAACGTTTCCTATTTTCACGCAAATGCTCAATTTCGTTTTCAGGCGTTTGCGCGTCAGTCCGGACAGTTTGATGCCTGGCATATTGATTACGTGTACCTTGATAAAAACCGTCGGTTGAACCGATACATTCAGGATGTGGCCGTGAGCCTGCCCGTCAGTTCTTTTTTGAAACGCTATTCCGCCATGCCGCTCAAACAGTACATGGTTCGCCCGGCGGCAGAAACGGCAGATTCGGTATCCACTCGTATCAATAACCTCCATAACGTCTTTAATTCCACGGCGTTTGCTTACTCGCTGAAGGATGCCCTGACCGGCAAAACGTTTCAAACCATTCTCCGAGACAATTCCGTCTTTATTGACCAATTCAGCTCACAGAATAAAAGCGTTAAGCCCGTGCCGATCAGCGTCGATACCAACGTCACCCAACGCCTTACGCTCGTCAATCGGTTTCAAATTTTAACTACTGACGACCGAAACCCCTCCATTCCGGGCATTGATCTGCGCCGCAACGACAGTATTTCGGGCATAACGGTACTGGCTGATTACTACGCCTACGACGACGGAACGGCTGAATACGCCGTGTATATGAATCGTACCCTGGGGCGTACGGCCGTTCGGTACTTTTTGAATAAACCGGACGTGGTATCGGGGGTCCGCATGAACATTGTGCCTATTTTAAAAGATCTCACCGGACAATCCATCACTGTACAGGTATGGAGCAATAAAGACGGACGCCCCGGCACGCTCCTACAGCAAAAATCCTTTAATGTGCAGTATGCTGCCGCCCGCAACGGTTTCATCGAATTTCCGTTTGATTACGGCGTGGCCGTCAGAGATACCTTTTATGTGGGCTGGCTTCAGATAGGTCAGGACGGTATCGCGGTAGGATTGGACCGAAATACGCAGCGTCAGGACCAGATATTTGTTAATTTAGGACAGGAGTGGGTTCCGTATACTTCGTTTCAAAACGACCCGAATCTCGCTTATTTTCAAGGCAGTCTGCAAATTCGCCCCGTCATGGGCGGCAAAGCCCTGCCTCCCATCACATCAGTGGAGCCCGAAAAAACGACCGTTTGGGAAGTATTTCCAAACCCCTCTGCCGGGGTGATTCACTGGACGTCCGACGAAATCAGTCGTATTGACGTTTTTCACCTAAACGGCGCGTTGGTCAGGCAACAAGCCGTACTGTCAAATAAAACGCTGGATCTGTCAGAATTGCCCAATGGCCTTTATTTGATTCGATTATCCAATGAAGAGAAAACCGTTGTGAAGAAAATTTTGTTGCAACGATGA
- a CDS encoding CBU_0592 family membrane protein gives MSQRIIIDVLGWIGSVLVVAAYALNISGRLHPNSNFYLWANLIGSVCLIVNTLFHDAIPSAVVNIVWVGIAIWGMVRRGKESNAS, from the coding sequence ATGTCCCAACGCATTATCATAGACGTTCTTGGCTGGATAGGCTCGGTATTGGTGGTCGCGGCATACGCACTCAATATCAGCGGCCGTTTGCATCCTAATTCTAACTTTTACCTGTGGGCCAACCTGATCGGCAGCGTTTGTCTGATCGTCAATACGCTGTTTCACGACGCCATTCCCTCCGCCGTGGTCAACATCGTCTGGGTCGGAATTGCAATTTGGGGCATGGTGAGAAGGGGGAAGGAAAGCAATGCTTCTTAA
- a CDS encoding ABC transporter permease, with protein sequence MKFIRQTFESLRFAWQALRSNLLRTTLSLLGVTVGIFAIIGVFTIVDSLERSIRQSLAEIGTDVVYVQKWPWGFGGEYQWWKYFQWPETSYSDYKFLAERIEGAEATVVMDFKGGLTAKNGNNSMDALLQGVSYDYNKISVVDIEKGRYFMPQEIDAGRSVAIIGSEIAETLFPGDPDPTGKVFKIKGLNYSIIGIQKKKGKGLFDIAGNPDTKVILPYLTFAKSFQNRVENSVDIVVKGKPEDEGLVELESEIVGLLRTKRGLKPTQTTNFSINRPEAATKAVSGLFGVITMAGWVIGSFSILVGGFGIANIMFVSVKERTNLIGIQKSLGAKNYFILFQFLFEAIFLSLIGGLVGIGLVYLLSFIQLGTLDIVLSPKNIILGLSVSSIIGVLAGIVPAFGASRMDPVEAIRAK encoded by the coding sequence ATGAAATTTATCCGTCAAACGTTTGAAAGTCTGCGTTTTGCCTGGCAGGCACTGCGCTCCAATCTTCTGCGTACTACTTTGTCATTGCTTGGCGTGACGGTCGGAATTTTTGCCATCATCGGAGTCTTTACCATTGTTGACTCACTGGAGCGCAGCATCCGTCAAAGCTTGGCGGAAATCGGAACCGACGTAGTCTATGTGCAGAAATGGCCGTGGGGATTCGGCGGAGAGTACCAGTGGTGGAAGTATTTTCAATGGCCTGAGACCTCTTACAGCGATTATAAATTTCTAGCCGAACGCATCGAAGGTGCCGAAGCGACCGTGGTGATGGATTTTAAAGGAGGATTGACCGCCAAGAACGGTAACAACAGCATGGATGCCCTGTTGCAGGGCGTTTCGTATGATTATAATAAGATCTCGGTCGTTGACATTGAAAAAGGGCGGTATTTTATGCCGCAGGAAATTGACGCGGGCCGCAGTGTGGCCATCATCGGCTCGGAAATTGCCGAAACGCTTTTTCCCGGTGACCCCGACCCGACCGGAAAAGTATTCAAGATCAAAGGACTCAATTACTCCATTATCGGCATTCAGAAAAAGAAAGGGAAAGGGTTGTTTGACATTGCCGGCAATCCCGATACCAAAGTGATATTGCCGTATCTTACCTTTGCCAAATCATTCCAAAACCGCGTCGAAAACAGTGTGGATATTGTGGTAAAAGGTAAACCCGAAGACGAAGGTCTGGTGGAGTTGGAATCGGAGATTGTAGGACTGCTGCGTACCAAAAGAGGCCTGAAACCTACGCAAACCACCAATTTTTCCATCAATCGTCCCGAAGCGGCTACCAAGGCAGTGTCCGGGTTGTTTGGGGTGATTACCATGGCGGGTTGGGTCATCGGCAGTTTTTCCATCCTGGTGGGTGGTTTTGGTATTGCCAATATCATGTTTGTGTCGGTCAAAGAACGCACCAACCTGATCGGTATTCAGAAATCATTGGGGGCCAAAAATTATTTTATTCTGTTCCAATTCCTGTTTGAAGCCATCTTTTTGAGCCTGATCGGAGGGCTGGTCGGCATCGGGCTGGTATACCTGCTGTCGTTCATTCAATTGGGCACGCTTGACATCGTACTTTCTCCTAAAAATATCATACTGGGCTTGAGTGTGTCGAGCATCATCGGGGTGTTGGCGGGCATCGTGCCGGCCTTCGGAGCGTCTCGCATGGACCCGGTAGAAGCCATTCGCGCCAAGTAA
- the tnpA gene encoding IS200/IS605 family transposase, with product MAFVKIWIHAVWGTKNRDGLLEKGKREKLFAHIRENARAKDIYIDFINGVEDHIHCLLTLNADATMAKTMQLIKGEAAYWANQEQLFHKKLYWADEYYAVSVSESQIEKVRAYIRNQEEHHRKKTFAEECQEFISKYGFYVNQG from the coding sequence ATGGCTTTCGTCAAAATATGGATTCATGCAGTTTGGGGAACCAAAAATCGTGACGGCCTTCTTGAAAAAGGCAAACGTGAAAAATTGTTTGCCCATATTAGAGAAAATGCCCGCGCAAAAGACATCTATATAGATTTTATCAACGGTGTGGAAGACCATATTCATTGCTTGTTAACGCTCAATGCCGATGCAACAATGGCAAAGACCATGCAACTCATTAAAGGGGAAGCTGCTTATTGGGCTAATCAGGAACAATTGTTTCATAAAAAACTTTATTGGGCGGATGAATATTATGCTGTATCAGTCAGCGAATCGCAAATTGAAAAAGTAAGAGCGTATATTCGCAACCAGGAAGAGCATCATCGAAAAAAGACCTTTGCCGAAGAATGTCAGGAGTTCATAAGCAAATATGGATTCTATGTAAATCAGGGCTAA
- a CDS encoding aspartate kinase, whose protein sequence is MQVWKFGGTSVGKPERMHSIRTLITADSGRKIVVLSALSGTTNALISMGESAKANNEAEVQEKIEALKVHYDAFIQELYSTEDSLKKGQAIVDNEFNFIRSVLKSRPFTLKQDKELVAQGEIMSTQLFQGYLEEQGESSVLLPALDFMRIDTDGEPELETIEALLGDMLDHQTDKQLIITQGFICRNPRGEVDNLKRGGSDYTASLIGGAIRAEEIQIWTDIDGMHNNDPRIVKRTFPIRELTFEEAAELAYFGAKILHPSTITPAKMRGVPVRLKNTMEPQAFGTLIATTTTDREIKAIAAKDGLTAIYIHSTRMLNAYGFLRRVFEIFEKYKTPVDMITTSEVSVSVTIDNDTNLAEITAELSEIADLEEHDRDLSIICIVGDFKADKEGIALKVFDAMKHIPIRMISYGASEHNLSILVWTKDKADALNVLNERLFYYEDAMKNIFTAQ, encoded by the coding sequence ATGCAAGTTTGGAAATTTGGCGGAACGTCGGTAGGAAAGCCCGAACGGATGCACTCAATCAGAACGCTTATCACGGCCGACAGCGGTCGTAAAATTGTGGTATTGTCGGCCCTGTCGGGTACGACCAATGCGTTGATTTCGATGGGAGAGTCGGCCAAGGCCAACAACGAAGCCGAAGTACAGGAAAAAATAGAGGCCCTGAAAGTACATTACGATGCGTTCATCCAAGAACTATACAGCACCGAAGACAGTCTGAAAAAAGGACAGGCCATCGTCGATAATGAATTCAATTTCATTCGTTCGGTCCTGAAAAGTCGCCCGTTTACCCTCAAGCAGGACAAAGAATTGGTGGCGCAGGGTGAAATCATGAGTACCCAACTGTTTCAGGGCTATCTGGAAGAACAGGGCGAAAGCTCCGTATTGCTGCCGGCGCTTGATTTTATGCGCATTGACACCGACGGCGAACCCGAATTGGAAACCATTGAAGCGCTTTTGGGCGATATGCTGGACCACCAGACCGACAAACAGCTCATCATTACGCAGGGATTCATTTGCCGCAACCCTCGCGGTGAAGTGGACAACCTCAAACGCGGCGGCTCGGACTATACCGCGTCATTGATCGGCGGTGCCATTCGGGCCGAAGAGATCCAGATCTGGACCGACATCGACGGAATGCACAACAATGATCCACGCATTGTAAAGCGTACGTTCCCGATCCGTGAGCTCACTTTTGAAGAAGCCGCCGAACTGGCGTATTTCGGGGCTAAAATTCTGCACCCAAGCACTATCACGCCCGCCAAAATGCGCGGTGTACCCGTGCGTTTGAAAAACACGATGGAGCCGCAGGCCTTCGGTACGTTGATTGCCACCACCACCACCGACCGCGAGATCAAGGCCATTGCCGCCAAAGACGGCCTTACGGCTATCTACATTCACTCAACGCGTATGCTGAATGCCTACGGTTTTCTGCGTCGGGTGTTTGAAATCTTTGAGAAATACAAAACGCCCGTCGATATGATCACGACCTCCGAAGTGTCGGTCTCGGTCACCATCGACAATGATACGAACCTAGCCGAGATCACCGCTGAGTTGAGTGAGATCGCTGACTTGGAAGAACACGACCGCGATCTGTCCATTATCTGCATCGTGGGTGATTTTAAAGCCGACAAAGAAGGCATTGCCCTGAAAGTATTCGACGCCATGAAACACATCCCGATCCGAATGATTTCGTACGGTGCGTCAGAGCATAACCTGTCGATCCTGGTGTGGACCAAAGATAAAGCCGATGCGCTGAATGTGCTCAATGAGCGCTTATTCTACTACGAAGATGCCATGAAGAATATTTTCACGGCTCAGTAG
- a CDS encoding PASTA domain-containing protein — MKISTNSRTDLFVHISLVVALVVALFLGFFFLYLPFTTNHGQSITVPDLTGMSTEQLEDYLDERNLRYEVVDCTFVVGQKPLTVIRQTPKSGLRVKEDRKIYVYITALNAPNVKMPQLEDRTLNSAKAELARLGLRLGEIKYVPDPAQNSVMAQLFNGSPIKPGTLIPQGSIIVLEVGDGIGNTEFDVPDVVGKTLEDADFVLKASSLKRGLVMPVDDPTKAPGTVVRQNPEAGAGNKIHVGEVIDLWVVGGTPDTQPEQQNE; from the coding sequence ATGAAAATCAGCACAAATTCGCGTACCGATCTTTTTGTTCATATCAGTCTTGTTGTCGCGCTTGTTGTGGCACTATTTTTGGGGTTCTTCTTTCTGTATTTACCATTTACAACCAATCACGGACAAAGTATCACGGTGCCTGACCTGACGGGAATGAGCACAGAGCAGTTGGAAGACTATCTTGACGAGCGGAATTTGCGCTACGAAGTGGTGGACTGTACGTTTGTAGTAGGCCAAAAGCCATTGACGGTGATCCGCCAAACCCCTAAATCGGGTTTACGCGTAAAAGAAGACCGGAAAATATACGTTTACATCACGGCGCTGAATGCTCCGAACGTCAAAATGCCCCAGTTGGAAGACCGCACGCTCAACAGCGCCAAAGCAGAACTGGCGCGATTGGGATTGCGGTTGGGCGAAATAAAGTATGTGCCTGACCCGGCCCAAAATTCAGTGATGGCTCAATTGTTCAACGGATCGCCCATTAAGCCGGGAACCCTGATTCCGCAAGGTTCTATCATTGTTTTAGAAGTAGGAGACGGTATCGGAAATACGGAATTTGATGTTCCTGACGTTGTAGGTAAAACGCTCGAAGATGCTGATTTTGTCCTGAAAGCCTCCAGCCTCAAACGTGGACTTGTCATGCCGGTAGATGATCCTACCAAAGCCCCGGGAACGGTGGTACGACAAAACCCGGAAGCAGGGGCAGGAAATAAGATTCACGTCGGCGAGGTGATAGACTTATGGGTAGTTGGCGGAACGCCGGATACGCAACCTGAACAACAGAATGAATAA
- the serS gene encoding serine--tRNA ligase, whose product MLQLNFIRENRDLTITGLERKYFKGAAEAVDRLLGLDRQRRDTQGELDATLSQSNTLAKQIGQLMKEGKREEAEAAKSQTATLKTRAKALEESLKEVEVQLQATLVLLPNLPHESVPPGRTPEENVEVYTWGEKPNLPEGSKPHWELIEQYDIIDFKLGTKITGAGFPVYKGKGARLQRAMIQFFLDQAVEAGYLEIQPPILINAESGFGTGQLPDKEGQMYHATADDLYLIPTAEVPITNLYRDVIVAENDLPIKNVGYTPCFRREAGSWGAHVRGLNRLHQFDKVEIVQVRKAEESYQALDEMAEHVKGLLQKLELPFRIIRLCGGDMGFTSALTFDFEVWSAAQARWLECSSVSNFETYQANRLKLRYKTEGKTQLLHTLNGSALALPRILAALLENNQTPEGIRIPKALVPYCGFEMI is encoded by the coding sequence ATGCTACAACTGAATTTTATCCGTGAAAACCGCGACCTGACAATCACGGGTTTAGAACGCAAATATTTTAAAGGAGCTGCCGAAGCCGTTGACAGACTTTTGGGATTGGACAGACAGCGCCGCGATACCCAAGGGGAACTCGATGCCACGTTATCCCAATCCAATACCCTGGCTAAGCAAATCGGGCAGTTGATGAAGGAAGGAAAAAGGGAGGAGGCTGAAGCCGCCAAGTCCCAAACCGCCACGCTGAAAACACGCGCCAAAGCCCTGGAAGAGAGCCTTAAAGAAGTTGAGGTACAATTACAGGCTACGTTGGTCCTGTTGCCCAACCTTCCCCACGAAAGCGTGCCGCCGGGCCGCACCCCCGAAGAAAACGTAGAAGTGTACACGTGGGGCGAAAAGCCTAACCTACCGGAAGGCTCCAAGCCACATTGGGAACTGATCGAGCAATACGACATTATTGATTTCAAACTCGGCACCAAGATCACGGGCGCGGGTTTTCCCGTATACAAAGGCAAAGGTGCGCGGTTGCAGCGGGCCATGATTCAGTTTTTTCTGGACCAAGCGGTGGAAGCAGGCTATCTGGAAATTCAGCCGCCGATTCTCATCAATGCCGAATCAGGCTTTGGTACGGGGCAGTTGCCCGACAAAGAGGGCCAAATGTACCACGCCACCGCCGACGACCTGTACCTGATCCCGACCGCCGAAGTGCCGATCACCAACCTGTACCGCGACGTCATCGTGGCCGAAAACGACCTTCCGATCAAAAATGTAGGCTATACGCCCTGTTTTCGCCGTGAGGCGGGCAGCTGGGGTGCACACGTGCGCGGCCTGAACCGCTTGCATCAGTTTGACAAGGTAGAGATCGTACAGGTACGCAAAGCCGAAGAATCGTATCAGGCACTCGACGAAATGGCCGAGCACGTCAAAGGACTGCTTCAAAAGTTGGAATTGCCCTTCCGCATCATCCGTCTTTGCGGCGGTGATATGGGCTTTACGTCGGCGTTGACGTTTGATTTTGAAGTGTGGTCGGCGGCGCAGGCCCGCTGGCTGGAATGCAGCTCAGTCTCTAACTTTGAGACCTACCAGGCCAATCGCCTGAAGCTGCGCTATAAAACCGAAGGCAAAACGCAACTGCTTCATACCCTCAACGGCTCGGCGCTGGCATTGCCCCGCATCCTGGCGGCATTGCTCGAAAACAACCAAACGCCCGAAGGTATTCGCATTCCAAAGGCATTGGTGCCGTATTGTGGCTTTGAAATGATTTAA
- a CDS encoding rhodanese-like domain-containing protein, with protein MDITVEELKQRIESGEKINLIDVREDYEYEDDNIGGLLIPLGELPHRISEIEELRDEEILVHCRSGKRSETAQRFMQSQGFTNVRNVIGGMLAYRDLD; from the coding sequence ATGGATATCACCGTAGAAGAATTAAAACAACGCATTGAAAGCGGCGAAAAAATCAACCTCATCGACGTACGTGAAGACTACGAATACGAAGATGACAACATCGGAGGACTGCTTATCCCATTGGGCGAACTTCCTCACCGCATCAGTGAAATTGAAGAACTCAGAGACGAAGAAATTTTGGTGCATTGCCGTTCGGGCAAACGCAGCGAAACCGCCCAACGGTTTATGCAAAGCCAGGGTTTCACCAACGTTCGCAACGTCATTGGCGGTATGTTAGCTTACCGCGATCTGGACTGA